ACGATGGAGACTTTTTTGGAGAGTCTCCTGCCCCTCGACGCGCAGGGGGAGCCGCGGGCGCAGATCGCCGCGTCGGTGACGGTTGAGCGCCTGCTCATCGAGCTTTTGAGCGACGGCTCACTCTTGCGTTCGCCGGAGATGAAGCCGGTCGCGGAGTTTTTTGAGGCCGCCGGCGATGGCGAGGATGCCGAGGTGCAGCTGGAGCGCCGACGCTTTCAGCTCAGCCGCCGCGTCGCCGCGCTTTTTCGCGAGTACGGCTTCTCGCGTCGCGACATGCTGGAGGCCTGGCGAAGCGGGGAGCTGATGGTCGATGACGATTCGACCTACGCGGCCACCGAGCGCTGGCAGCGCCGTCTCTGGCAGGAGCTCTTTAAAGCCGGCGGCAAGCTGGAGCAGGCCCGCGGAGATGGCCCGGAGCTTGTGGCGCTGACCGATGTGGTGTCGCGTTTCGGGTTTGAGGAGCTCGCGCTTCCGCCCTTTGTGCACCTGGTCGGGTTTTCGTACCTGCCGCCCTTTTTCAGCGACGTGTTTGGGCCGCTCTGGGACGATGAGGCCCGCAGCGCGGCCTTTTACGTGCTCTCACCCTGCCTGGAGGAGTGGGGCACGGTGGTGCTGGCCGATGACGATCCGCTGGTGGAGCTGGGCGATGAGAGCGAGCTCTTAAGCGGCGATGAGCTTCCCCTGGCGCTGACGTTGTGGGGCGGGCCGGGGCGAGATTTTCATAGGATGTTGCTGGAGCTGAGCCAGGGGGATTTGAAGACGATCGCCGAGCGCGAGGAGCGCCCCGACGACACCCTTTTGCAGCGCATGCAACGCGTGATTCGCGACCGCGCCGATGCGCGCCAGGTGCGCGAGACGTCACCCCTCATCGAAGAGACGCAGAGCCTGCGTTTTCTGGCCTGCCCGAGCATTCAGCGCGAGTGCGAGATCATCGCCAGTGAGATCTGGGAGCTTGTGACCAGCCGCGACGATCTTCGATTTAATGACATCGCCGTGGTCGTGCAGCCGGGGCAGCGCGAGCTTTATCAGACGCACCTGCGCGCGGCGTTTGAGGCGACCCACGGCATCCCCCACAACGTCATCGACATCGACGCCTCGCTCTCCTCGCCGGTGCTCGACGCGGCGCGCCAGCTTTTTGAGCTGCCGCTGGGCACCTTTAAGCGCAACGAACTTCTCAACGTGCTCGTGCACCCGGCCGTGGTGGCCAAACATCCCGGAGCGGACGCGCGCCAGTGGGTGCGCTGGTGCGATGAGCTCAACATCTTCCACGGGGCCGACCGCCGCGATCATGAGGCGACGTATATTCGCCACGACCGCTTTAACTGGCAGCAGGGCCTCGACCGTCTGGTGCTCGGGAGCTTTATGACCCAGCCCGACGCCGGAAGCCCGGAGGTGCTGGCGCTGGGCGACTCGACCTACCTGCCGCTGGAGACGGGGCACGGGGAGGGCGACCAGGTCGCCGCACTTGTGGCGCTGGCGCAGTCGTTGATTGTGCGCTCGCGCGAGGTGCGCGAAGAGCGGCGCCCGCTGGCCGAGTGGATGGCGCATTTTAAGGAGCTGGTCCGCGACTTTATCGGCGCGAGCGGGCGCGGGGAGGAGCGCACGCTTTTGCGCCTTCATGGCGAGCTGTCGAGCATCGCGCGGGCCGACCGCTGCCCCGAGGCGCCGGTGGGCTACCGCACGGCCTATGAGTTTGCGATGGCCGCGCTGGGCAGCCTCGAAGATCGCTATGGCAAGTACCTGGCCGACGGCGTGGTGGTCTCATCGTTTAAGCCGATGCGGCCGATTCCCTTTGAGGTCGTCTTTGTGACGGGGCTGGGGCAGGGGAGTTTCCCGGCGCCCACGCCGCCCGACTCGCTGGATCTGCGCGAAGATAAGCGGCGTTTGAGCGATGTGCGCCCGCGCGACCAGGATTTTTATATGTTTTTGGAGACGCTGATGTCGACGCGCTCCCAGATGGTGCTCTCCTGGGTGGGGCGAGATGCGCAGACGGGCGATGCGCTGGAGCCGGCCTCGGTGGTGTTGGCGATGCGCGAGATGGCGGAGTCGCTGGAGGGCAGGGAGCAGGTCGCCGCGCGTTTTGTGCGCCATCCGCTGCGCCGCTACGACGCGCGCTATTTTCCAGAACTCAGCGGCGAAGGTCAGGACGATGCGGCGTTGGAGGTGTTGCCCAATCACCACCGCGAGGCCCTGGCCGAAGCGGTGGTGCGCAAGAACCGCCAGGCGCTCGACAGGGAGCTTCCCACGGGCTTTCGCCCCACGATGGTGGAGCTGGCCGAGGGCGCGCGCGCAAAGACTGGCGACGC
The nucleotide sequence above comes from Lujinxingia vulgaris. Encoded proteins:
- a CDS encoding exodeoxyribonuclease V subunit gamma, translated to MLHVFQSDRVEDLVDGLVKVLDATSPEHPVERAFFEHRLVVPNANLKEYLTFQIAARRGVASNMRVETMETFLESLLPLDAQGEPRAQIAASVTVERLLIELLSDGSLLRSPEMKPVAEFFEAAGDGEDAEVQLERRRFQLSRRVAALFREYGFSRRDMLEAWRSGELMVDDDSTYAATERWQRRLWQELFKAGGKLEQARGDGPELVALTDVVSRFGFEELALPPFVHLVGFSYLPPFFSDVFGPLWDDEARSAAFYVLSPCLEEWGTVVLADDDPLVELGDESELLSGDELPLALTLWGGPGRDFHRMLLELSQGDLKTIAEREERPDDTLLQRMQRVIRDRADARQVRETSPLIEETQSLRFLACPSIQRECEIIASEIWELVTSRDDLRFNDIAVVVQPGQRELYQTHLRAAFEATHGIPHNVIDIDASLSSPVLDAARQLFELPLGTFKRNELLNVLVHPAVVAKHPGADARQWVRWCDELNIFHGADRRDHEATYIRHDRFNWQQGLDRLVLGSFMTQPDAGSPEVLALGDSTYLPLETGHGEGDQVAALVALAQSLIVRSREVREERRPLAEWMAHFKELVRDFIGASGRGEERTLLRLHGELSSIARADRCPEAPVGYRTAYEFAMAALGSLEDRYGKYLADGVVVSSFKPMRPIPFEVVFVTGLGQGSFPAPTPPDSLDLREDKRRLSDVRPRDQDFYMFLETLMSTRSQMVLSWVGRDAQTGDALEPASVVLAMREMAESLEGREQVAARFVRHPLRRYDARYFPELSGEGQDDAALEVLPNHHREALAEAVVRKNRQALDRELPTGFRPTMVELAEGARAKTGDAYKELVDLTRWSEPTQETESNERRRVVLQLRELGKFLQCPLQASAGTRLRIYDEDNDDLIDAEDEPFEPEFLQRLVLMRATIKDALIAGDLSDAALETHLRRRAELEELRGAFPSDLYFEAAITRCLNELSEWAEGVKKLTGSDAPPVRRIRIGTPRTHRDAAAGAPAQVEAFEALRLVVADPNAEGQELEIELHGEVMVVGDGQLVMDFHYGGDKPKAKYYVNGTIEQVALLAMGQAKAEPAVAAILKDSNASKVEAVAMPNSSEAMLYLRQLSAELVNQVHDYFLPIELVEEIVKKGVPDDRDGIESLMDKFDPEDSNASKPSTVYGPIKRWMDYAPPSKKEIERILESRYKVMWKALGGK